Genomic segment of Leishmania panamensis strain MHOM/PA/94/PSC-1 chromosome 20 sequence:
aggcggatAAACGCATAGGAGGGGGACTAAGGGATTAAGGAAGGCTGATACTCAGGATAAACCGAGGAAGTTCATCCATGCTGCGTCTCTCGTTCCGCAGCTCCGTTAAGACCAAAGAAGCCCCCCCGCAACGTAGAGGTGAGGAAGGGTAAGTGTAGTCGAGATCGAGCTCCATGGAGATGTAGATAGGAGACCTGAAACAAAGAGAACGTATATTTTTNNNNNNNNNNNNNNNNNNNNNNNNNNNNNNNNNNNNNNNNNNNNNNNNNNNNNNNNNNNNNNNNNNNNNNNNNNNNNNNNNNNNNNNNNNNNNNNNNNNNNNNNNNNNNNNNNNNNNNNNNNNNNNNNNNNNNNNNNNNNNNNNNNNNNNNNNNNNNNNNNNNNNNNNNNNNNNNNNNNNNNNNNNNNNNNNNNNNNNNNNNNNNNNNNNNNNNNNNNNNNNNNNNNNNNNNNNNNNNNNNNNNNNNNNNNNNNNNNNNNNNNNNNNNNNNNNNNNNNNNNNNNNNNNNNNNNNNNNNNNNNNNNNNNNNNNNNNNNNNNNNNNNNNNNNNNNNNNNNNNNNNNNNNNNNNNNNNNNNNNNNNNNNNNNNNNNNNNNNNNNNNNNNNNNNNNNNNNNNNNNNNNNNNNNNNNNNNNNNNNNNNNNNNNNNNNNNNNNNNNNNNNNNNNNNNNNNNNNNNNNNNNNNNNNNNNNNNNNNNNNNNNNNNNNNNNNNNNNNNNNNNNNNNNNNNNNNNNNNNNNNNNNNNNNNNNNNNNNNNNNNNNNNNNNNNNNNNNNNNNNNNNNNNNNNNNNNNNNNNNNNNNNNNNNNNNNNNNNNNNNNNNNNNNNNNNNNNNNNNNNNNNNNNNNNNNNNNNNNNNNNNNNNNNNNNNNNNNNNNNNNNNNNNNNNNNNNNNNNNNNNNNNNNNNNNNNNNNNNNNNNNNNNNNNNNNNNNNNNNNNNNNNNNNNNNNNNNNNNNNNNNNNNNNNNNNNNNNNNNNNNNNNNNNNNNNNNNNNNNNNNNNNNNNNNNNNNNNNNNNNNNNNNNNNNNNNNNNNNNNNNNNNNNNNNNNNNNNNNNNNNNNNNNNNNNNNNNNNNNNNNNNNNNNNNNNNNNNNNNNNNNNNNNNNNNNNNNNNNNNNNNNNNNNNNNNNNNNNNNNNNNNNNNNNNNNNNNNNNNNNNNNNNNNNNNNNNNNNNNNNNNNNNNNNNNNNNNNNNNNNNNNNNNNNNNNNNNNNNNNNNNNNNNNNNNNNNNNNNNNNNNNNNNNNNNNNNNNNNNNNNNNNNNNNNNNNNNNNNNNNNNNNNNNNNNNNNNNNNNNNNNNNNNNNNNNNNNNNNNNNNNNNNNNNNNNNNNNNNNNNNNNNNNNNNNNNNNNNNNNNNNNNNNNNNNNNNNNNNNNNNNNNNNNNNNNNNNNNNNNNNNNNNNNNNNNNNNNNNNNNNNNNNNNNNNNNNNNNNNNNNNNNNNNNNNNNNNNNNNNNNNNNNNNNNNNNNNNNNNNNNNNNNNNNNNNNNNNNNNNNNNNNNNNNNNNNNNNNNNNNNNNNNNNNNNNNNNNNNNNNNNNNNNNNNNNNNNNNNNNNNNNNNNNNNNNNNNNNNNNNNNNNNNNNNNNNNNNNNNNNNNNNNNNNNNNNNNNNNNNNNNNNNNNNNNNNNNNNNNNNNNNNNNNNNNNNNNNNNNNNNNNNNNNNNNNNNNNNNNNNNNNNNNNNNNNNNNNNNNNNNNNNNNNNNNNNNNNNNNNNNNNNNNNNNNNNNNNNNNNNNNNNNNNNNNNNNNNNNNNNNNNNNNNNNNNNNNNNNNNNNNNNNNNNNNNNNNNNNNNNNNNNNNNNNNNNNNNNNNNNNNNNNNNNNNNNNNNNNNNNNNNNNNNNNNNNNNNNNNNNNNNNNNNNNNNNNNNNNNNNNNNNNNNNNNNNNNNNNNNNNNNNNNNNNNNNNNNNNNNNNNNNNNNNNNNNNNNNNNNNNNNNNNNNNNNNNNNNNNNNNNNNNNNNNNNNNNNNNNNNNNNNNNNNNNNNNNNNNNNNNNNNNNNNNNNNNNNNNNNNNNNNNNNNNNNNNNNNNNNNNNNNNNNNNNNNNNNNNNNNNNNNNNNNNNNNNNNNNNNNNNNNNNNNNNNNNNNNNNNNNNNNNNNNNNNNNNNNNNNNNNNNNNNNNNNNNNNNNNNNNNNNNNNNNNNNNNNNNNNNNNNNNNNNNNNNNNNNNNNNNNNNNNNNNNNNNNNNNNNNNNNNNNNNNNNNNNNNNNNNNNNNNNNNNNNNNNNNNNNNNNNNNNNNNNNNNNNNNNNNNNNNNNNNNNNNNNNNNNNNNNNNNNNNNNNNNNNNNNNNNNNNNNNNNNNNNNNNNNNNNNNNNNNNNNNNNNNNNNNNNNNNNNNNNNNNNNNNNNNNNNNNNNNNNNNNNNNNNNNNNNNNNNNNNNNNNNNNNNNNNNNNNNNNNNNNNNNNNNNNNNNNNNNNNNNNNNNNNNNNNNNNNNNNNNNNNNNNNNNNNNNNNNNNNNNNNNNNNNNNNNNNNNNNNNNNNNNNNNNNNNNNNNNNNNNNNNNNNNNNNNNNNNNNNNNNNNNNNNNNNNNNNNNNNNNNNNNNNNNNNNNNNNNNNNNNNNNNNNNNNNNNNNNNNNNNNNNNNNNNNNNNNNNNNNNNNNNNNNNNNNNNNNNNNNNNNNNNNNNNNNNNNNNNNNNNNNNNNNNNNNNNNNNNNNNNNNNNNNNNNNNNNNNNNNNNNNNNNNNNNNNNNNNNNNNNNNNNNNNNNNNNNNNNNNNNNNNNNNNNNNNNNNNNNNNNNNNNNNNNNNNNNNNNNNNNNNNNNNNNNNNNNNNNNNNNNNNNNNNNNNNNNNNNNNNNNNNNNNNNNNNNNNNNNNNNNNNNNNNNNNNNNNNNNNNNNNNNNNNNNNNNNNNNNNNNNNNNNNNNNNNNNNNNNNNNNNNNNNNNNNNNNNNNNNNNNNNNNNNNNNNNNNNNNNNNNNNNNNNNNNNNNNNNNNNNNNNNNNNNNNNNNNNNNNNNNNNNNNNNNNNNNNNNNNNNNNNNNNNNNNNNNNNNNNNNNNNNNNNNNNNNNNNNNNNNNNNNNNNNNNNNNNNNNNNNNNNNNNNNNNNNNNNNNNNNNNNNNNNNNNNNNNNNNNNNNNNNNNNNNNNNNNNNNNNNNNNNNNNNNNNNNNNNNNNNNNNNNNNNNNNNNNNNNNNNNNNNNNNNNNNNNNNNNNNNNNNNNNNNNNNNNNNNNNNNNNNNNNNNNNNNNNNNNNNNNNNNNNNNNNNNNNNNNNNNNNNNNNTGCTGTGATAAGGGTCTGCACAAAAGACATTGGTTAGGTGAAAGGTATGCTAAGCATTGAgtagagaaagggaaagaaaagtcGTGCGTATCTGGATACATACACAATAATGTGAGACGACTCTACTTGAAGGAGCGACATGGGGCCAATACATTGCCGTTATGCTGCTTATTACGGTCGATGAGGGCCAGGGGGCAAATGGTCAGGAAGAACAAGTAGTTGCAGCTtgcaggaggtgcacatACCCACCTACCcccatatatatatgtagGAATCTTCCGCTTCCTGTTCCACAACAAGATAGTTTTTAACGGTTCTGAGGACTCGCGACGAAGAAAGCACTTCAGCGTCTGTGTTGATGAGGACTACAGAAGGTCTCTCGCTCATTCTGGTGTTTTGCTATCCTCGTGTGCGCGCTTTCTGTCCTCTTGGCTCTGTCATCGCCCGCTTGCATGTGACGCAGAAGGCGCCTCTCAAAGTTAAGGTCAAGTATCATGCACGTGCTTGAGAAATAGAGAAAGGTGGCAGTGCTACTATCACGAAATCAATATAATCCATTactgtctgtctgtctgtgtgtgaggggaataggaagggaaggaaacACGCATGGGTGAATAATTATGCTAGCGATGCACATATAGGGCGATGGAGGGAGGAtgcggagggggagaaagaacGATACTCCTGCTGGCgttcaaaaaaaaaaagtaggGTAATCAAACAAAGCAAATAGATAACGTGTGACTGGGTACAACAGAAACAGTGGAGTCACTCCCAATGAATAAAAAGATGttagagaggggggaggggaagcaggAAACCGATGAGAAGCGCTTGGAGGGAATACACAAtgctacacgcacaccctcGGTCGCGGGGGAAGGGCGAATAAGAtcgaaggggggaggcggtgcacgCCTGGCACGATATCTCGCAAGGGAAAACAGCAGTATCAACCCTGAAATTGGTTGCAAAGCGGCCACCGGAGCGCTGTTGTTCACTCATTGCATTCGTAGGCTGTGCAAAGGGGTGTCAGTGTAATGGCGAACACGTGATTGGGGTGAAACTTACGAGTCAATCATCAGAATGCGGATAACATTCACGTGGAACCCGATTCCGTGCAAAAAAGCGTCCTCGTCGATTCGAAACGTGGAGCTGTGTGCCGGTGAAAACCTCGCATCGCCAAATGGCTTTGCCCCAAGAAGAATATAGCAGCCCGGAATGACGGTGGTATATTCGGAGAAGTCCTCCACACCAAACTTAGGGTTTTCAAGAACATGGTAGTTCTCCTCACCGAGTGTATCCCGAGAAGCTTGCACAGCAACCTCGTACGCCTTCGGGTCGTTGTACGTCACAGTGACGGGTTCCACCCAGCTCAGCTCGTACTGGGCGCCATGCGCCTTTGTGATGCCGGCGATCATCTCCTCCATCAGGCCAGGGACGCAGGCCTGAGTGTCGCGGTCGAGACAGCGCAGCGTGCCGCGCATGTGCACAGAGTCTGGAATCACGTTATACGCACCGGTGCCGCCCGCGATATGCGTGACGCTCAGCACAGGAGCCTTCAGCGCACTCACGCGACGGGATACAACGGACTGGAGGTTTGCCACTACCTCGGAGGCAATGTGAATGGGATCGACACACAGCTCCGGCTGCGAGGCATGGCCGCCCGCACCGCGAATCACAATGTCGAAGTCGTTGCAGGCACCCATAATCGTACCTACACGACACCAGATTGACCCAGAGGGGCGCATGGCATCGACATGCAGTCCAAAGATCATGGACACGCCATCCAGCACCCCAAGCCCCACCAGCTGCTTCGCCCCGCTCGGGGACACCTCCTCGGCGTGCTGGAGAATAAAGCGAACGGTGCCACGGATGCGGTCGCGCATCTGGCACAGCACCTTCACTGCGCCAAGCAGCATCGCCGTGTGCGCATCGTGGCCGCACGCGTGCATCACGCCTGGCCGCTTCGAGCTGAAGggctcgccgctctcctcctgcagcggcagtgcatcCATGTCGGCGCGCAGGGCGTACATGGGGCcctcgccagcgccaccccGAAGGTCCGCCACGACGCTGTTCGGCGTCAGCCGACGAATGTCCAGCGGCGCGGGCATGCAGCTGAGGAGGTCCGCCACGTAGTCGGCGGTGGGCTGCTCCTCATATGCAACATATGGATGCTCGTGGATgtggcggcgccactgcaccaCCTCAGGTTGCACAGCCTTAATCAGGTCGCTTATCAATGACGCCATGATTGATATGTAGATGACACTGGAGTATGCTGATAGGGTAGACGATAACAAAGAGCTGTAGAACCTTTTCGACAGCTGTGAAGGTTCAAAGatggaagggggaagagggagggggggaggtgaggttATGGGTGGTTGGACAGGAGTTAAAATTGGTGGCATGCGCGAGCTATAGAGGTGCGATGCAGGGgatatgtatgtgtgtctcAAGAGGCAGGTGATACATCATACAGAGTTGGTACAGGAAGTTAACTTGTTCTGTCACTGAGGGCGTAGCCGTGACAAATGCAACACGGTCACGAGTGAACATAGACAGCCATAGTGCTCTATGTTTTTTTTCATTTGGTtgtgcacagcagcacccttATTCAGAgattttttcttctctttagAGCACTTCTACTCTGACAGGCAATACACGAGCTTAAAAATTTATCTCTGCTTCCCCCGGCCTATCACTGGCCCTATCGCGTGGTGCTAAGTAGCCGTAGTCGCGCGGTACAGTAATGCGTGAACTCCGTCATCGGAGCATGGCCCCTACCTCAAACTACACCTATCCCCAGCTTCGCCGGTCGCCTCACAATCAAGCCCGCTATCCCGGTCATCACCTGGTGTATACCTCGCGGTGACTCAGGCACCTCACCCCAGTAGGCGCTGAGGGCCCGGTGAGAAACGCTCGAGATGGGTTGACACTCGGCCTATCACATGGATGGTACACCCGTGTTCACGGTCGTAGGTCATTCCAACGCAGCGTCATCCAGGACTCGACCACCGACATCAGTAGCGATACACCGCTCTGACTTCCCCACATCGCGGGTGCTTGACGGAATCATTGTCAGAAGTGATCCGGCGTTgacaggaagagggggggggtgcctgACTTCGCCACAGAGAGTGGGTAGTTAACCCTGATATCACTCCGAGGCGCTCCCCATCATTAGGGTCAGCATAAAGAAAGGAAATTCCATAACCCATGAAGGCGATTCCTGGATGGAAGACGCCACGTACAAGAATACTTACACGAAAAGTTAGAAGGATAGCCACACTGAAGACAAAAAAGAGCGGCCAAATTTCCGTGTTTTACTGCATGCACATTCTCCGAATTAGGCGttgaaggggaaaggggaactTGGCGAGGGAGCGGGACTATGTCGGAAGAAAAtgagaggagcagaaagaCAGATGCAAGTGTACATATTTATACGAGTCTACACATGGGTACGCACAAGGTTGTGTTCAAAGAGCACTAGCTAGTGAGCACGATTGAAAAAAACAGAGACACTACTACACAACCACACTCATACATACATACGCTGATGCACACGATATCATGACCAATCTTAGATGACATACCATTCAGCGATACGATTTCACACAAGAGCGACAAGATATGGAATGAACACATTCAGGCGAAGCGACAACAAACCAATGTCGGCCTCACTTGATGTCTCTATCACTCCCTCTTTCAGGtgccacagagagaaaaatagaAAACAACAGATGGGGTTCAAACGCCTAACGGCGAACGCATCAGCTTCATccgagagagagcagagctCCTCATTAGCGAAGCAAAACTGAAAGATGCAACGAAAATTAGTCCGAGAAACGTACCCaatgaggggggggagaggaggggaggtggggacTGCTCCTGGTGCTGTTGCCATACAAAAGGATGTTGAACTCCACAAAATAAACAGaccagaaaagaaagagtcGTACCAGCAGCAATCAGTACCCACGAACGCTTGcgcttcccccctcacccacctTACACAAGCATCAATTAGGCCAAGAAACCAAGATGCACTCACTCCACCATCAACTTCATAATGGTGCCCACATGCATCATCACTCCGTTCTTCAAGGCTGGCTCCGCAATCTTGAACTTCGCGCTGTGCTCCGTGTAGACGGAACCAAATACCTCATCACGGATGCCCACCAGTGAGAAGCACCCTGGGATTACAGCGACGTATTCGGAGAAGTCCTCTACACCGAACATTGGTTCCGCTTTGACAACAAATGCGTCTTTACTAACCATTTCCTCAGCAACGCTCTTCACCACTTCGTACGCCTTCGGGTCGTTGTACGTCACAATGTTGGGCTCCAGCCAGCTCAGCTCGTACTGGGCGCCATGCGCCTTTGTGATGCCGGCGATCATCTCCTCCATCAGGCCAGGGACGCAGGCCTGAGTGTCGCGGTCGAGACAGCGCAGCGTGCCGCGCATGTGCACAGAGTCTGGAATCACGTTATACGCACCGGTGCCGCCCGCGATATGCGTGACGCTCAGCACAGGAGCCTTCAGCGCACTCACGCGACGGGATACAACGGACTGGAGGTTTGCCACTACCTCGGAGGCAATGTGAATGGGATCGACACACAGCTCCGGCTGCGAGGCATGGCCGCCCGCACCGCGAATCACAATGTCGAAGTCGTTGCAGGCACCGTAGAGCGTACCTTGTCGCGTCGAGATGATGCCAACAGGGTACTCCGCAGCGACATGCAGTCCAAAGATCATGGACACGCCATCCAGCACCCCAAGCCCCACCAGCTGCTTCGCCCCACTCGGGGACACCTCCTCGGCGTGCTGGAAAATAAAGCGAACGGTGCCACGGATGCGGTCGCGCATCTGGCACAGCACCTTCACTGCGCCAAGCAGCATCGCCGTGTGCGCATCGTGGCCGCACGCGTGCATCACGCCTGGCCGCTTCGAGCTGAAGggctcgccgctctcctcttgcagcggcagtgcatcCATGTCGGCGCGCAGGGCGTACATGGGGCcctcgccagcgccaccccGAAGGTCCGCCACGACGCTGTTCGGCGTCAGCCGACGAATGTCCAGCGGCGCGGGCATGCAGCTGAGGAGGTCCGCCACGTAGTCGGCGGTGGGCTGCTCCTCATATGCAACATATGGATGCTCGTGGATgtggcggcgccactgcaccacctcaggctgcacagcagcgatgagTGAGATGATGGGCTGCATGCCTGAGGCTCTAAATCTACAGTGAAGCGAGAGTGTGAGTGATGATCTCTGAACCAATCGTGCGCGTGTTTGATTTGAGATACGGAGACGACCGTCGCGTGAGTCGCCAGAAAGGGAAGGCAGGGAGACGGGGATAATGCGGTGTTCGTTAAAGACCTTCTTCGGAGGCGCAATGAATGAGCAGGCAAACAAGTAACGACAGAAGTACGgaaaagtggaggaggagaataaGAGCTGCGGAAAACCACTCGGACGAAGCGGCTGAAGTTTAGTAGATACGAGGGTGTGAAGAAGACGACCTCACTGTTTGAGCATAGTGTTGGAACGCGTGTTGAGAGCGGTGCGCAGCGCGTTGTTGCGCCGGAGAACTTCGCAGTCACGAGGGGGCCGATGCAGAAGAGACACACtcgcgcgctgctgtcccCACTGGCGTAGCTCTGCGACTGGGTTCCCCGATAACAGTGATGCACCTTCCGCACACAGTGTGTGTGAAGGGTACCTATGTTAACTGGTCTCAATGCTTATCATCCACCTTGTGGCTGTGTTTGTAGAGAAGAGGTACTGTAAGACACCACAGCACAAGAATTGTTATGGGAAGGGGAGTTGGGCAgtgttctctcctccacaTAACTCCCCATCACCGAGGGCGCTGTCGCCGGCATTTGTTTCGCTGCAGGGCCTTTTTCGACGAGCGCTCCTCACTGCtccgcacctcctctgcctcccaacgctgcagctgcgcctgtgtgGCAGGGGTCTTCTTGTTGCGTCGGTACCAGTCTCGCACACTGGATGCGAGGGAGTCATGATGGTCGTCCGGCGAACGGCCAAAGCGAACCGTGGGGGCTTCTGGTGCCTCGAGAGTGCCGTGCCGGTACATATCACGCCACTTCTCCAGGTAGTCGTATTTGGACTTGCGTGTGGGGCCTTGACTGGTCAGTTTCAccacgtcctcctccttgttCTGTAGAACCTCAACGAGGGCTTTCGTCTTACTTGTAGCTTCGTCGTTCACTTGCGCGTAGAAAGTGTTGTCCGACTCTAGCGCGATCTCTGCATCGCTTTTGTATGGTGCTAACGAGTCTCGTTGTTCTCCTTGCCACACAAACTCAGccgacggcggcaccgcgtGCGCTATTTCACTCACTGGCTTcatgctgccgtcgtcgtaTCGATGCTGCGGGTACTTCCGCCAATCTGCCAGCTCGCCGGGGTTGGTGGCCCCGCTCTCTTCAATGTCTAGCTGGTCACCAGCCACCCGCACTGCCTTACCCATCTCAGAGAAGtccggcaccgctgctttgcCGTCCAGAACAGCCTGGTACGCCTGTTTTACAACCGCACGCTCGCGCCAGAGTCGCACCCCCCAGCCATCTGGGCCACCCCCATTCTTTGGGTAAGCGAGCTCACCGCCGTCCAGCGCCCACAAGCTACCAGcaacctccccctcctgctgCCGTATCTTCGGTAGAAGCTGTTGCTTGTTCAGCGCCGGAACATCAGCAGGAGTCTTGAAGGCGGAGTTGATGCCTAACTGCGCGAGAGCGGCGTTCTTCTCATCAAACGTCTCGCCCTTTGGCGTGCCATCAGCGTTCTCCTCGGCGAATAGCTCGTGCTTGCTAACTGTCATCTTTTTCCACTGCTCCCACCATGCCAGCGTTGTGTCAGCGGGAACGGGTAGAGGCTGCGCAACCatttctgcttctccttccgcGGGGACAACCGCCACCTCTGGCGAGGGCTGCAATGGAAACTCTATTCCCTCCTGCCTCCGCGAAAGGTACTCCTCACGGGCTTGCATGATGCGACGTGCCCGTCGTTTCATGTCTCGCTTGTACCCGGCAGCATTGTTCACGCGGACAATCTTCTTGAGAAGCGACGCACGTACCGGAAGCCTGGCATTTTCCATTGCCTCCAGGTAGTGCAACGcccgcgcggcgccgccctctTCACCAGAGGAGAGATGCATGAAGATGAGGCATTCATAGGTCCGTCGGCTAGGCACCAAGTCCTCCTGCAGGACCATCTGCTGGAacagcttctccgcctcgttgatgcgctgctggtgggcgAGCAGAGCGATATAGCACTCGTAGCTGTACACATCCTTTTTAAGGTGCCACTCCTCGAACGTGTCGGCCCAGATCTTGTTTGCCTGTTCCTCAAACTTACCGATCGCGCTCGCATTGTCGGGAAGATGCTCGATGCTCAGAATCGTGGTCTGGCAGCATAGACGCAGAAGAGCATTTACAAAAGGGACTTGCATTTCCCACccgcggcgcaccaccagCTCGTATATGCCGAAGCAGGTGTTCATATGCTCGAGCCACATGGCGTAAATGTCGttcttctgctccttcaTCTGCTCGTAGTCGGCACGGATGAGACGCTGCACGTGCGCCTGAACAGCCCAGGAAAGGTGAAGCATGCTGACCGGAACACGGTCGTCGCGCATTTTTGCGAGGTACCGCTCCACCGCGTCGACATCACCGACAACCTGCGATGCACGGATCAGGTTAAGAAATGTCGTGGCGTTCCAGGGAATGCCCATGAGCTCCATCTTCTGCGCCAGCTCTTCGCAGCGGAGTCGCATTTCTGGAAGCGGGCTCTGGCTTAAGGAGAACATGAGCGCGTCGTAGTGTGGCCGTGCAGCGATGAAGCCATACACGTTCTCCATTTGGTCAAAGAGCTGAATCGACTCCGCCAGGGAGTTCATCTGCAATGTGTCCTTGCTTAacgcacgcagctgcagggcaaAGGTAACTTCATTTGGCTCAATATTCGCGTACATCTTCATGTTGTCGACAATCTGCGCCACGGCGGAGTAGTCCCCCGCGTTGTGGAACGAGCGCATGAGCTCGTGCCAGTTGCCAATGCGTGGCGTGATGCCGCGCGTCTTCATTTCCTCGATGAGCGCCATAGAGTCATTCACCTTTCCTTGTGAAGACGAGTGCTTCATTAGCGCCTTGTACATCTCCGCGTTAGGCCCAAGACCCACCTCGGCGGCAAAGAGGAAAATGGCGCGTGCCGCATCGTAGTAGTGCTGCCTAGCAAGAGCAGAGAGGGCGACCACAAGGCCCTCCTCGGTGAAATCCAAACCTGCACCGCTCATGATGACACTCAACTCTTTGCTAGCATTTGTGCGTTCCGACTCGTCATCAAGGTAGGCTATCGGAATGTTCATCTCTTCCGAGAATtgctccaccgccatcactgGCCGCGTCTTTTCATCCGGAGTGCCACTCAGATCGTTGAGGTCGTCCTCCAGCACGTCATACTTCTGCGAAGGCaccaggaggtgcagctgctcagtCGCAGACAGAGGCACTGTGTATGTGGTGGAGTGGCGGCCCGACTTGGGTACCGTTGACGGTGGGGAGCTCGCAAGGCGAGACCCGAACTCGAGTAGGTCTTGCATAGCCTTGTCATTCTTTTCCACCGAGGTAACCACGTcgtcaccctcctcctcggctggAAACTGCCATGCATAGGCCCAACGCTCAATGGTGTCATCCCATTTGCCTTGCACAGGTGGTCGGTAGTCGGCAGGGAGCGTTCCCCTCCTGTACATATCGATCTCCATCTCCTTTGCACTGGGGCCAATCGCTACGACACCTTTGAGCGCCACCTGCTTCAGCGCCTGCGCATAGGGGGATAGTCCCTTCGAGCGCGCCGCGCATGATGTGCGCCACATGTGTGATCTTGATCACCGCAACTTTCCAATGCCCCGTGTGCTGCTTTGCtggttctctctcctccttaTCCAGGGAGTTTGCATGATATTAGTATGGTGAGAAGTCCACGTACACAGCAGTAGTGGGCGGACGCCGTCGCACGTTTGCCACGCacgaaaggaagaaaaaacgTTCATCGCGAAGACGGCGTGTGAGCACGTCAAGTGTGGGCGaaacaagagagggggaaagacacggtgggggggggagaggtgccACACGAAATCAAGCACGACCCACGCATAGGAGCTTTCTTAGAGTGCTCAGGCTAACATCGTTTGCGTTCGCTTCTTTCCAATCATTGAGGGAACAGCTCACAGTGCAGTGCTACTTTCCCAACCGTAGGTGGCAGCGAGGTGCGTCAAGCGTCTAGAAACGATGAGCGGCACTGATCAGTGACAAAGTCAGCAGGGGAGGGGTCGAAGGGCAGCTCGGGAGATTCTTATGCCTCTTTTCATTGCTGATTTTGCGTCCGATACCAGCCGCGTCAACAACGACTAAAGCAAATGCGCTAATCATTCTTCCGGTCCTTGCTTTCCTTCACCACTgcctcacgctgctgctgcgaggcaAAGTCCAAACCAGAGCTGAAGATGATCTTCATGAGCCAATTCGTGGAGGCCGTCAGGCCCACCCCTAGGAAGCCAAAAGCCCAGACGTGAATGTTCGTGGGCATAGCGACTACAAACATGAGCCAGACACCGAAGAGGCCTAGCATAACCATATTAAAGCTGATCCACACGAtcggcgacagcgaagagCCTGGCGTAAGAACGTGGTTGATCACACGCGCAAGAAACGGAAGGTTTTCCTCGCCATTCGACACAGGTGCGCCGCCCTCGGTGACGACGTTGATATTGTCCGCTACCCTAGACATgctgcgcttgtgtgtttttcactgtgtgtgcgtgtgaagagCTTCCTCATTAACTAACGCTATTCATCCTTTTTCCGGGATACAGCAGCCGGAAATCAACGGGAGGCGCAAGAAGAACAAGGGTAAGGTCGAGAGATACAAGCAAAGCACCTTACAAGGAGGCGTCAGTTCATAAGCGATACACTGTATGGCTTCGAAGCAAGTGTCATAGGGGAAGGGCACATTGTCTTCTTttcgccccctctcccataAAAAGTGCCCGCACATAAATACCCGTGACACTGGGTCAGCCATCTTGCATAACGCTCGCTGTACACGTACTACGAGCTTACATCTTGTACATTTTTACTTTGTCCCTTCATCGCTTTCTTACCTTGCCTTCACGACTCGTCGTTGCGCCTAGTTCAACTTGTGCCATTGTCGAgtcacggcagcggcacttgCAGCTTACCGTGCCA
This window contains:
- a CDS encoding aminoacylase, putative (TriTrypDB/GeneDB-style sysID: LpmP.20.5850) → MPPILTPVQPPITSPPPLPLPPSIFEPSQLSKRFYSSLLSSTLSAYSSVIYISIMASLISDLIKAVQPEVVQWRRHIHEHPYVAYEEQPTADYVADLLSCMPAPLDIRRLTPNSVVADLRGGAGEGPMYALRADMDALPLQEESGEPFSSKRPGVMHACGHDAHTAMLLGAVKVLCQMRDRIRGTVRFILQHAEEVSPSGAKQLVGLGVLDGVSMIFGLHVDAMRPSGSIWCRVGTIMGACNDFDIVIRGAGGHASQPELCVDPIHIASEVVANLQSVVSRRVSALKAPVLSVTHIAGGTGAYNVIPDSVHMRGTLRCLDRDTQACVPGLMEEMIAGITKAHGAQYELSWVEPVTVTYNDPKAYEVAVQASRDTLGEENYHVLENPKFGVEDFSEYTTVIPGCYILLGAKPFGDARFSPAHSSTFRIDEDAFLHGIGFHVNVIRILMIDS
- a CDS encoding aminoacylase, putative (TriTrypDB/GeneDB-style sysID: LpmP.20.5860); amino-acid sequence: MQPIISLIAAVQPEVVQWRRHIHEHPYVAYEEQPTADYVADLLSCMPAPLDIRRLTPNSVVADLRGGAGEGPMYALRADMDALPLQEESGEPFSSKRPGVMHACGHDAHTAMLLGAVKVLCQMRDRIRGTVRFIFQHAEEVSPSGAKQLVGLGVLDGVSMIFGLHVAAEYPVGIISTRQGTLYGACNDFDIVIRGAGGHASQPELCVDPIHIASEVVANLQSVVSRRVSALKAPVLSVTHIAGGTGAYNVIPDSVHMRGTLRCLDRDTQACVPGLMEEMIAGITKAHGAQYELSWLEPNIVTYNDPKAYEVVKSVAEEMVSKDAFVVKAEPMFGVEDFSEYVAVIPGCFSLVGIRDEVFGSVYTEHSAKFKIAEPALKNGVMMHVGTIMKLMVE
- a CDS encoding hypothetical protein (TriTrypDB/GeneDB-style sysID: LpmP.20.5870), with amino-acid sequence MWRTSCAARSKGLSPYAQALKQVALKGVVAIGPSAKEMEIDMYRRGTLPADYRPPVQGKWDDTIERWAYAWQFPAEEEGDDVVTSVEKNDKAMQDLLEFGSRLASSPPSTVPKSGRHSTTYTVPLSATEQLHLLVPSQKYDVLEDDLNDLSGTPDEKTRPVMAVEQFSEEMNIPIAYLDDESERTNASKELSVIMSGAGLDFTEEGLVVALSALARQHYYDAARAIFLFAAEVGLGPNAEMYKALMKHSSSQGKVNDSMALIEEMKTRGITPRIGNWHELMRSFHNAGDYSAVAQIVDNMKMYANIEPNEVTFALQLRALSKDTLQMNSLAESIQLFDQMENVYGFIAARPHYDALMFSLSQSPLPEMRLRCEELAQKMELMGIPWNATTFLNLIRASQVVGDVDAVERYLAKMRDDRVPVSMLHLSWAVQAHVQRLIRADYEQMKEQKNDIYAMWLEHMNTCFGIYELVVRRGWEMQVPFVNALLRLCCQTTILSIEHLPDNASAIGKFEEQANKIWADTFEEWHLKKDVYSYECYIALLAHQQRINEAEKLFQQMVLQEDLVPSRRTYECLIFMHLSSGEEGGAARALHYLEAMENARLPVRASLLKKIVRVNNAAGYKRDMKRRARRIMQAREEYLSRRQEGIEFPLQPSPEVAVVPAEGEAEMVAQPLPVPADTTLAWWEQWKKMTVSKHELFAEENADGTPKGETFDEKNAALAQLGINSAFKTPADVPALNKQQLLPKIRQQEGEVAGSLWALDGGELAYPKNGGGPDGWGVRLWRERAVVKQAYQAVLDGKAAVPDFSEMGKAVRVAGDQLDIEESGATNPGELADWRKYPQHRYDDGSMKPVSEIAHAVPPSAEFVWQGEQRDSLAPYKSDAEIALESDNTFYAQVNDEATSKTKALVEVLQNKEEDVVKLTSQGPTRKSKYDYLEKWRDMYRHGTLEAPEAPTVRFGRSPDDHHDSLASSVRDWYRRNKKTPATQAQLQRWEAEEVRSSEERSSKKALQRNKCRRQRPR
- a CDS encoding hypothetical protein (TriTrypDB/GeneDB-style sysID: LpmP.20.5880) produces the protein MSRVADNINVVTEGGAPVSNGEENLPFLARVINHVLTPGSSLSPIVWISFNMVMLGLFGVWLMFVVAMPTNIHVWAFGFLGVGLTASTNWLMKIIFSSGLDFASQQQREAVVKESKDRKND